The Procambarus clarkii isolate CNS0578487 chromosome 39, FALCON_Pclarkii_2.0, whole genome shotgun sequence genome window below encodes:
- the LOC138372468 gene encoding mucin-22-like — MIPTAKYFLLKTTILFTSIVLNLLAVTRTITLKIWLRNPSCRYNLWLAEAAGRHDTLAEAAGRHDTLAEPAERHDTLAEPAERHDTLAEPAERHDTLAGRHDTLVEAAERHDALADAAGRRDTLAEAAERHDTLAEAAGRHDTLAGKHDTLAEAAERNDTLAEAPGRHDTLAEAAERHDTLAEAAGRHDTLAEAAGRHDTLAEAAGRHDTLAEAAERHDTLAGKHDTLAEAAGRHDTLAEAAERHDTLAEAAGKPDTLAEAAGRHDTLAETAGRHDTLAEAAERHDTLAEAAERPDTIAGKPDTLAGKPDTLAQAAGRRDILAEAAGGRDTNRKLFTSGI, encoded by the coding sequence ATGATCCCAACAGcaaaatattttttattaaaaacTACAATTTTGTTTACTTCTATTGTTCTAAATTTGTTGGCAGTTACACGCACGATCACACTAAAAATATGGCTTCGTAATCCCAGCTGCCGGTATAATTTATGGTTAGCAGAGGCAGCAGGGAGGCATGATACATTAGCAGAGGCAGCAGGGAGGCATGATACATTAGCAGAGCCAGCAGAGAGGCATGATACATTAGCAGAGCCAGCAGAGAGGCATGATACATTAGCAGAGCCAGCAGAGAGGCATGATACATTAGCAGGGAGGCATGATACATTAGTAGAGGCAGCAGAGAGGCATGATGCATTAGCAGATGCAGCAGGGAGGCGTGATACATTAGCAGAGGCAGCAGAGAGGCATGATACATTAGCAGAGGCAGCAGGGCGGCATGATACATTAGCAGGGAAGCATGATACATTAGCAGAGGCAGCAGAGAGGAATGATACATTAGCAGAGGCACCAGGGCGGCATGATACATTAGCAGAGGCAGCAGAGAGGCATGATACATTAGCAGAGGCAGCAGGGCGGCATGATACATTAGCAGAGGCAGCAGGGAGGCATGATACATTAGCAGAGGCAGCAGGGAGGCATGATACATTAGCAGAGGCAGCAGAGAGGCATGATACATTAGCAGGGAAGCATGATACATTAGCAGAGGCAGCAGGGCGGCATGATACATTAGCAGAGGCAGCAGAGAGGCATGATACATTAGCAGAGGCAGCAGGGAAGCCTGATACATTAGCAGAGGCAGCAGGGAGGCATGATACATTAGCAGAGACAGCAGGGAGGCATGATACATTAGCAGAGGCAGCAGAGAGACATGATACATTAGCAGAGGCAGCAGAGAGGCCTGATACAATAGCAGGGAAGCCTGATACATTAGCAGGGAAGCCTGATACATTAGCACAGGCAGCAGGGAGGCGTGATATATTAGCAGAGGCAGCAGGGGGGCGTGATACAAACCGGAAACTCTTTACTTCCGGTATATAA